One Pelobates fuscus isolate aPelFus1 chromosome 8, aPelFus1.pri, whole genome shotgun sequence genomic window carries:
- the LOC134571057 gene encoding olfactory receptor 5AR1-like, whose product MWSINQTKEFEFLFLGLSEIQSVQLPLFLLFLLIYTMTLTGNLLILLLIFSDSHLHTPMYLFLSNLACVDVFYSSTTSPRMLYDFFSRNKTISLSNCITQFFFFFSFTCIELYLLAAMSYDRYIAICQPLHYIQIMHPKFCAKLASAAWSFGFLTSMIHTICTKKLAFCGPNTIYGFFCDLPQLFLLSCTNTFINVLVMFVVGTFMGSGALGMIFVPYIQIFRTVLGIKTREGKLKAFSTCTSHLTVVIIFCSTLLFTYFRPTPSTYFSGDRLVSVVYTVVTPLLNPLIYSWRNKDLKEALLKTLYGMRGVKVNAF is encoded by the coding sequence ATGTGGTCAATAAATCAAACCAAGGAGTTTGAATTTCTGTTTCTTGGATTATCTGAGATCCAAAGTGTTCAGCTTCCACTCTTCCTGCTCTTCCTCCTGATATATACCATGACCCTGACTGGCAACCTCCTCATTCTTCTCCTGATCTTCTCTGATTCCCACCTCCACACACCCATGTACCTTTTCCTCAGTAATCTTGCTTGTGTCGATGTTTTTTATTCCTCTACTACCTCACCTCGGATGCTTTATGATTTCTTCTCTAGGAACAAAACCATCAGCCTCTCCAACTGTATCACCcagttcttctttttcttctccttcaCCTGCATCGAGCTGTACTTGTTGGCAGCAATGTCCTACGACAGGTATATCGCTATCTGCCAGCCATTGCATTACATTCAAATAATGCACCCCAAGTTCTGTGCCAAATTGGCATCTGCAGCTTGGTCCTTTGGCTTCCTCACCTCCATGATTCATACCATTTGTACAAAAAAGCTGGCCTTCTGTGGACCCAACACAATTTATGGCTTCTTCTGTGACTTACCCCAGTTGTTCTTGCTTTCTTGCACTAATACATTTATTAATGTCCTGGTAATGTTTGTTGTTGGAACCTTCATGGGGTCAGGGGCTCTTGGGATGATATTTGTCCCATATATCCAAATATTTCGTACTGTTTTGGGAATTAAAACCAGGGAAGGGAAATTGAAAGCCTTCTCCACCTGTACATCACATTTGACAGTGGTCATcatattttgtagtacactgcTCTTTACTTACTTTCGTCCTACACCCAGTACTTATTTTTCGGGTGATCGTCTTGTGTCTGTTGTTTACACAGTTGTTACCCCATTGTTAAACCCTTTGATTTATAGTTGGAGGAACAAGGATCTAAAGGAGGCCTTATTAAAAACATTGTATGGTATGAGGGGTGTGAAAGTCAATGCTTTCTAA